From Streptomyces sp. NBC_00370, a single genomic window includes:
- a CDS encoding oxygenase MpaB family protein: MELYIPGMAAVRERIGSSLFERVAGPEGPANRSRFHDAPGERWFGPDRPVRAVHGDASMFVGGLRALLLQSLHPLAMAAVAGHSGYRGDPWGRLQRTSTFLAVTTFGTADDAQRAVDRVRDVHERVRGRTPDGEPYHAADPHLLTWVHIAEVDSFLRAHKRFGSQRLTSDEYDGYVADTARVATALGAVDPPRDQAELARRLADYRPELRATPQARDAARFLLLSPPLPWPVRPPYAVLAANAVSLLPMWARRPLRLPYLPGVEETGVRVAGHGLVRTIRWAMARPPSDRPDSDPPTPDRPGEGPAHS; encoded by the coding sequence ATGGAGCTGTACATACCCGGCATGGCCGCGGTGCGGGAGCGGATCGGCAGCAGTCTGTTCGAGCGGGTCGCGGGACCGGAAGGCCCGGCGAACCGCAGCCGGTTCCACGACGCTCCGGGGGAGCGGTGGTTCGGTCCCGACCGGCCCGTACGTGCCGTCCACGGCGACGCCTCCATGTTCGTCGGCGGGCTCAGGGCGCTGCTGCTGCAGTCGCTGCACCCGCTGGCGATGGCCGCGGTCGCGGGCCACTCCGGCTACCGGGGCGACCCCTGGGGGCGGCTCCAGCGCACCAGCACCTTCCTCGCCGTGACGACGTTCGGCACGGCGGACGACGCGCAGCGCGCCGTCGACCGGGTACGGGACGTGCACGAGCGGGTACGCGGACGCACACCGGACGGTGAGCCGTACCACGCGGCCGATCCGCATCTGCTGACCTGGGTGCACATCGCCGAGGTCGACAGCTTCCTGCGCGCCCACAAACGGTTCGGCTCGCAGCGGTTGACCTCCGACGAGTACGACGGGTACGTCGCCGACACCGCACGCGTCGCGACCGCGCTCGGCGCCGTCGACCCGCCGCGCGACCAGGCCGAGCTGGCCCGGCGGCTGGCCGACTACCGGCCCGAGTTGCGCGCCACACCGCAGGCGCGGGACGCCGCGCGCTTCCTGCTGCTGAGCCCGCCGCTGCCGTGGCCGGTGCGCCCGCCGTACGCCGTGCTCGCCGCCAACGCGGTCTCCCTGCTGCCCATGTGGGCGCGCCGGCCGCTGAGGCTGCCGTATCTGCCGGGCGTCGAGGAGACGGGCGTACGCGTCGCGGGCCACGGCCTGGTCAGGACGATCCGCTGGGCGATGGCCCGGCCCCCGTCCGACCGCCCCGATTCCGACCCCCCGACTCCCGACCGACCCGGCGAAGGCCCCGCCCACTCCTGA
- a CDS encoding lactonase family protein, with protein MSVSSAGRAFVGSFTSAGGCGVIAVDVAGGSGALTERGASDAVADPSFLTLTPDGSVLYAVSETQDGGAAAFEVLAGTGGLRPLGQRVRVEGAGPTHLTLVGGHLLTANYGSGSVSVLPVAADGGLLAPSAVFRHEGAGPHPERQREPHAHQVLADPGGRWVVSVDLGTDSVRVCALDPGTGELTAHSETPLRPGSGPRHLAFHPAGGHAYLLNELEPTLTVCRWDAVAGRLEPLGEAPLLPAGEQSESFASGVAVSRDGRFVWAANRGHDSIAVLALDESYEKAELVTTVGCGGRWPRDLTLDPTGRRLYVANEHSGDVTWFDIDPVTGIPARAGSFEAPAASCVIFG; from the coding sequence GTGAGCGTCAGCAGTGCCGGGCGGGCCTTCGTCGGATCGTTCACCTCGGCGGGAGGCTGCGGCGTCATCGCCGTGGACGTGGCGGGCGGGAGCGGTGCGCTCACCGAACGCGGCGCGAGCGACGCGGTGGCCGATCCGTCCTTCCTCACGCTCACCCCGGACGGGTCCGTGCTCTACGCCGTCTCCGAGACGCAGGACGGCGGCGCGGCGGCGTTCGAGGTGCTCGCAGGGACCGGCGGGCTCCGGCCGCTGGGACAGCGGGTGCGGGTCGAAGGGGCGGGCCCCACCCACCTCACGCTGGTCGGCGGTCATCTGCTGACGGCCAACTACGGCTCAGGCAGCGTCAGTGTGCTGCCCGTCGCCGCCGACGGCGGACTGCTGGCCCCGTCCGCCGTGTTCCGGCACGAAGGCGCGGGACCCCACCCCGAGCGGCAGCGCGAACCCCACGCCCACCAGGTGCTCGCCGATCCGGGCGGACGCTGGGTGGTGAGCGTCGACCTCGGCACCGACTCGGTGCGGGTCTGCGCCCTCGACCCCGGGACGGGGGAGCTGACCGCGCACAGCGAGACGCCGCTGCGCCCCGGGTCAGGACCGCGCCATCTCGCCTTCCATCCGGCGGGCGGCCACGCGTATCTGCTGAACGAACTCGAACCGACCCTCACCGTCTGCCGCTGGGACGCGGTCGCGGGGCGGCTCGAACCGCTCGGCGAAGCGCCGCTGCTGCCCGCGGGCGAGCAGTCGGAGAGCTTCGCCTCGGGGGTGGCCGTCTCGCGGGACGGACGGTTCGTCTGGGCCGCCAACCGGGGCCACGACAGCATCGCCGTACTCGCGCTCGACGAGAGCTACGAGAAGGCCGAGCTGGTCACCACGGTCGGCTGCGGCGGCCGCTGGCCGCGCGATCTCACGCTGGACCCGACCGGCCGCCGCCTGTACGTCGCGAATGAGCACTCCGGCGACGTGACCTGGTTCGACATCGACCCGGTGACCGGCATCCCGGCCCGCGCCGGCTCCTTCGAGGCCCCCGCCGCCTCCTGCGTGATCTTCGGCTGA
- a CDS encoding HAD family hydrolase, with translation MSTSGTSQPPAVIFDLDGTLVDSEPNYYEAGRRLLARHGVPDFSWEQHSRYIGISTRETLEALRAEYGIDVPVDELLADKNELYLELVRKSTEVFPEMQAFVELLHAAGAPLAVASGSSGAAIEAALGRTGLDRYFATTVSAEEVAHGKPAPDVFLEAARRLGAAPGACVVLEDAAPGVEAAHAAGMRCVAVPYVPGAAADPAFRTAGLIFPGGQAEFSAAAAYRWVVGTEAG, from the coding sequence ATGAGCACTTCGGGCACGTCACAGCCTCCGGCGGTCATCTTCGATCTTGACGGGACACTCGTCGACAGCGAGCCGAACTACTACGAGGCGGGCCGTCGGCTGCTGGCCCGGCACGGGGTGCCTGACTTCAGCTGGGAGCAGCACAGCCGGTACATCGGGATCAGTACCCGCGAGACGCTGGAGGCGCTGCGCGCCGAGTACGGCATCGACGTACCGGTCGACGAGCTGCTGGCCGACAAGAACGAGCTGTATCTGGAGCTGGTGCGGAAGTCGACCGAGGTGTTCCCCGAGATGCAGGCGTTCGTGGAGCTGCTGCACGCGGCGGGTGCGCCGCTGGCGGTGGCGTCGGGTTCCTCCGGCGCCGCCATCGAGGCGGCGCTCGGCCGTACCGGTCTCGACCGGTACTTCGCGACGACGGTGTCGGCGGAGGAGGTCGCGCACGGCAAGCCGGCGCCCGACGTCTTCCTGGAGGCGGCGCGCCGGCTGGGCGCCGCGCCCGGCGCGTGTGTGGTGCTGGAGGACGCGGCGCCGGGTGTGGAGGCGGCGCACGCCGCGGGGATGCGCTGCGTCGCGGTCCCGTACGTGCCGGGCGCGGCGGCCGATCCCGCGTTCCGCACGGCCGGGCTGATCTTCCCCGGCGGTCAGGCCGAGTTCAGCGCGGCAGCCGCCTACCGGTGGGTCGTCGGGACCGAGGCAGGCTGA
- a CDS encoding NADP-dependent isocitrate dehydrogenase — protein sequence MTDSTIIYTRTDEAPALATYSFLPVVEAYASTAGVTVESRDISLSGRIIAGFPEYLEEGQRVEDALAELGELAKTPGANIIKLPNISASIPQLKAAVAELQQLGYALPDYPDDPKTDEDKDVRARYDKVKGSAVNPVLREGNSDRRAPASVKNYAKAHPHRMGAWTPESKTNVAHMSGDDFRSTEKSTVIAEDGTLRIELAGDDGSTTTLRESVPVLAGEVVDATVMRVAALREFLTAQVARAKAENVLFSVHLKATMMKVSDPIIFGHAVRAFFPKTFAEHGQALAAAGLSPNDGLGGILKGLAALPDGAKIKESFDAELAEGPALAMVDSDRGITNLHVPSDVIVDASMPAMIRTSGHMWGPDGNEADTLAVIPDSSYAGIYQVTIDDCRAHGAFDPATMGSVANVGLMAQAAEEYGSHDKTFEIPTTGTVRVTDATGKVVLEHVVSAGDVWRMCQTKDVPIQDWVKLAVTRARATGNPAVFWLDEGRAHDANLIAKVEKYLPEHDTDGLLIEIRKPEDAIAYSLERIRRGEDTISVTGNVLRDYLTDLFPILELGTSAKMLSVVPLINGGGLFETGAGGSAPKHVQQLVKENYLRWDSLGEFLALAVSFEHLATSTGNARAQILADTLDRATGTFLDENKSPSRKVGGIDNRGSHFYLALYWARELAAQTEDAELAGAFAALAKTLGDQEQTIVDELIAVQGKPADIGSYYRPDDAKASAVMRPSATFNQAIATLG from the coding sequence GTGACTGACTCGACCATCATCTATACGCGAACCGACGAGGCCCCGGCCCTGGCGACGTATTCGTTCTTGCCTGTGGTCGAGGCGTACGCCTCGACGGCCGGGGTCACCGTGGAGAGCCGCGACATCTCGCTGTCCGGGCGGATCATCGCCGGCTTCCCCGAGTACCTGGAAGAGGGCCAGCGGGTCGAGGACGCGCTCGCCGAGCTGGGCGAGCTGGCCAAGACGCCCGGCGCGAACATCATCAAGCTGCCGAACATCTCGGCCTCGATCCCGCAGCTCAAGGCCGCCGTCGCGGAGCTGCAGCAGCTGGGCTACGCGCTGCCCGACTACCCGGACGACCCGAAGACCGACGAGGACAAGGACGTACGGGCGCGCTACGACAAGGTCAAGGGCAGCGCCGTCAACCCGGTGCTGCGCGAGGGCAACTCCGACCGCCGCGCCCCCGCGTCCGTCAAGAACTACGCCAAGGCGCACCCGCACCGCATGGGCGCCTGGACACCCGAGTCGAAGACCAACGTCGCGCACATGAGCGGCGACGACTTCCGCTCCACCGAGAAGTCCACGGTCATCGCCGAGGACGGCACCCTGCGCATCGAGCTGGCCGGCGACGACGGCAGCACCACCACGCTGCGCGAGTCGGTGCCCGTACTCGCGGGCGAGGTCGTGGACGCGACGGTGATGCGGGTCGCCGCGCTGCGTGAGTTCCTCACCGCGCAGGTCGCCCGCGCCAAGGCCGAGAACGTGCTGTTCTCGGTGCACCTGAAGGCCACCATGATGAAGGTCTCCGACCCGATCATCTTCGGCCACGCGGTACGCGCCTTCTTCCCGAAGACGTTCGCCGAGCACGGCCAGGCGCTCGCCGCCGCGGGCCTCAGCCCGAACGACGGCCTCGGCGGCATCCTCAAGGGCCTGGCGGCCCTGCCGGACGGTGCCAAGATCAAGGAGTCCTTCGACGCCGAGCTGGCCGAAGGCCCGGCCCTCGCGATGGTCGACTCGGACCGCGGCATCACCAACCTGCACGTGCCGAGCGACGTCATCGTCGACGCCTCCATGCCGGCCATGATCCGCACCTCGGGCCACATGTGGGGCCCGGACGGCAACGAGGCCGACACCCTCGCCGTCATCCCCGACAGCAGCTACGCGGGCATCTACCAGGTCACCATCGACGACTGCCGCGCCCACGGCGCCTTCGACCCCGCCACGATGGGCTCGGTCGCCAACGTCGGTCTGATGGCGCAGGCCGCCGAGGAGTACGGCAGCCACGACAAGACCTTCGAGATCCCCACCACCGGCACGGTGCGGGTCACCGACGCCACCGGCAAGGTCGTCCTCGAACACGTGGTGAGCGCCGGGGACGTGTGGCGCATGTGCCAGACCAAGGACGTGCCGATCCAGGACTGGGTCAAGCTCGCCGTCACCCGCGCCCGCGCCACCGGCAACCCGGCGGTGTTCTGGCTGGACGAGGGGCGCGCGCACGACGCGAACCTCATCGCCAAGGTCGAGAAGTACCTGCCGGAGCACGACACGGACGGGCTGCTCATCGAGATCCGCAAGCCCGAGGACGCCATCGCGTACTCGCTGGAGCGCATCCGCAGGGGCGAGGACACCATCTCCGTCACCGGCAACGTGCTGCGTGACTACCTGACCGACCTGTTCCCGATCCTGGAGCTCGGCACGAGCGCCAAGATGCTCTCGGTCGTCCCGCTCATCAACGGCGGCGGACTGTTCGAGACCGGCGCCGGCGGCTCGGCCCCCAAGCACGTCCAGCAGCTCGTCAAGGAGAACTACCTCCGCTGGGACAGCCTGGGCGAGTTCCTGGCCCTCGCCGTCAGCTTCGAGCACCTCGCGACGAGCACGGGCAACGCACGCGCCCAGATCCTCGCCGACACGCTCGACCGCGCGACCGGCACGTTCCTGGACGAGAACAAGTCGCCCAGCCGCAAGGTCGGCGGCATCGACAACCGTGGCAGCCACTTCTACCTGGCCCTCTACTGGGCGCGTGAGCTGGCGGCGCAGACCGAGGACGCCGAGCTCGCCGGGGCGTTCGCCGCACTGGCCAAGACGCTGGGCGACCAGGAGCAGACGATCGTGGACGAGCTGATCGCCGTCCAGGGCAAGCCCGCCGACATCGGCAGCTACTACCGTCCGGACGACGCCAAGGCGTCCGCCGTGATGCGCCCCTCGGCGACGTTCAACCAGGCCATCGCCACCCTCGGCTGA
- a CDS encoding GH92 family glycosyl hydrolase, translated as MHRPSGRWSRLGIAAVVLAACATAAPTAAVADSPARAEHVKLVSDPTDYVDPMIGTRKGVDWENTFPGVTAPFGMMQFSPDTTSGPTGYSYDDDQIKGFSLDHFSGGCSSFGDIPILPVTGAVGDNPAARTEHFSHDDEHAAAGSYAVELADSKVRAQLGATERTGIASFRYPAGSQAQVLVKSGTSLGGDLAADVRVVNDHELSGTTTPHGLCNNSKYTMYFDITFDRPFTAHGTWQDGKVTPGSSGATGPGSGAYLTFDTSGDASVTAKVGMSYVSTAGAAKNLASEIPGWDVGRVQAKTRAAWRDALLKVDVGGAKPDELTTFYTSLYRSLQSPSVFNDVDGRYIGFDNVIHRVPKGHTQYAHFSDWDIYRSHAPLQTMLYPQRTGDMANSLLRDAQQQGGWWPKWPSQNMTGNVMNGDNGVPLFAQYVAFGARGVNVRDALPIMKKGATRSESVGWGWVERPGVEDYVRLGYAPNNADSQGDHGLQGASETLEWATDDFAISQLAASVGDHRTQAEYAKRGNNWQNIYDPATGYLRPRDDNGAFPAGPGFQTPPAGAFGQDGYDEGNAAQYNWSVQQDMAGLVAAMGGKDKVIPRLDEFFGKLNAGGNEPYDWAGNEIDTTAPWAYDYVGQPWKTQEVTRRFETELFTTEPDGLPGNDDNGALSSEYVWAALGMMPATPGTPTLALNSPLFKRAVISLGTGKKITIDAPAAADDAPYITDMRLNGRQFESTALPASFATRGGDLDFSLSTRPDTHWATGAKAAPPSYRTGEVPAVGYLTPTGTQVTPGGTSLPATVGAATLAGHAGKVRWTAASDVAGVTVSPSSGTLDLGRAPTAHVPVTIKVAEDTPSGYHPVKVTFRTAAGTTLPGGAVVVTVPAADGAATACDTLGATDTECGLRLRDNGDGHTTPVTVGGREGRSTTDGSPFQYFDVDNTIVPGGHYTATVTIEYYDHGAGSWGMQYDSTTDAYQQATPVAKTGTDTWKTATFTLDDAAFHNGENAGTDFRLANNGDTGTIGSVHVSVSGDNVLALHLCPADN; from the coding sequence GTGCATCGACCAAGCGGCAGATGGAGCAGACTCGGAATCGCGGCGGTGGTGCTGGCGGCCTGCGCGACGGCCGCCCCCACGGCGGCGGTCGCCGACTCCCCGGCGCGGGCGGAACACGTCAAACTGGTGTCGGACCCGACGGATTACGTCGACCCGATGATCGGTACCCGGAAGGGCGTCGACTGGGAGAACACCTTCCCCGGGGTGACGGCGCCGTTCGGGATGATGCAGTTCAGCCCCGACACCACGTCGGGGCCCACCGGTTACTCGTACGACGACGACCAGATCAAGGGCTTCAGCCTCGACCACTTCTCCGGCGGCTGCTCCTCGTTCGGCGACATCCCGATCCTGCCGGTCACCGGAGCGGTCGGGGACAACCCCGCTGCCAGGACCGAGCACTTCTCGCACGACGACGAGCACGCGGCGGCCGGTTCGTACGCCGTCGAGCTGGCCGATTCGAAGGTGCGGGCGCAGTTGGGCGCCACCGAGCGGACCGGTATCGCCTCCTTCCGCTACCCGGCGGGCAGTCAGGCGCAGGTGCTGGTCAAGTCGGGCACCAGCCTCGGCGGCGACCTGGCGGCCGACGTGCGGGTGGTCAACGACCACGAGCTGTCGGGCACCACCACCCCGCACGGGCTGTGCAACAACAGCAAGTACACGATGTACTTCGACATCACCTTCGACCGCCCGTTCACCGCGCACGGCACCTGGCAGGACGGCAAGGTCACGCCGGGTTCCTCCGGCGCCACAGGGCCGGGCTCCGGCGCTTACCTGACCTTCGACACGTCCGGCGACGCGTCCGTGACCGCCAAGGTCGGTATGTCGTACGTGAGTACGGCGGGCGCGGCGAAGAACCTGGCGTCCGAGATACCCGGCTGGGACGTCGGACGGGTGCAGGCCAAGACCCGCGCCGCCTGGCGTGACGCGCTGCTGAAGGTCGACGTGGGCGGTGCCAAGCCCGACGAACTGACCACCTTCTACACCTCGTTGTACCGCTCGCTGCAGTCGCCGAGCGTCTTCAACGACGTGGACGGCCGCTACATCGGCTTCGACAACGTGATCCACCGGGTGCCGAAGGGGCACACCCAGTACGCGCACTTCTCCGACTGGGACATCTACCGCTCGCACGCGCCGCTGCAGACGATGCTCTACCCGCAGCGGACCGGCGACATGGCCAACTCGCTGCTGCGCGACGCCCAGCAGCAGGGCGGCTGGTGGCCGAAGTGGCCCTCGCAGAACATGACGGGCAACGTGATGAACGGCGACAACGGCGTACCGCTGTTCGCCCAGTACGTGGCGTTCGGCGCCCGCGGTGTCAACGTCCGTGACGCGCTGCCCATCATGAAGAAGGGCGCGACGCGCTCGGAGAGTGTCGGCTGGGGCTGGGTCGAGCGGCCCGGCGTCGAGGACTACGTACGCCTCGGCTACGCGCCCAACAACGCCGACTCGCAAGGGGACCACGGTCTCCAGGGCGCCTCGGAGACCCTGGAATGGGCCACCGACGACTTCGCCATCTCCCAGCTCGCCGCCTCCGTCGGCGATCACAGGACGCAGGCCGAGTACGCGAAGCGCGGCAACAACTGGCAGAACATCTACGACCCGGCAACCGGCTATCTGCGCCCGCGCGACGACAACGGCGCGTTCCCGGCGGGACCCGGCTTCCAGACACCGCCGGCCGGTGCCTTCGGCCAGGACGGCTACGACGAGGGCAACGCCGCCCAGTACAACTGGTCCGTCCAGCAGGACATGGCGGGCCTGGTGGCCGCGATGGGCGGCAAGGACAAGGTGATCCCGCGCCTGGACGAGTTCTTCGGCAAGCTCAACGCCGGCGGCAACGAGCCGTACGACTGGGCGGGCAACGAGATCGACACCACGGCGCCCTGGGCGTACGACTACGTCGGCCAGCCGTGGAAGACCCAGGAGGTCACCCGGCGCTTCGAGACCGAGCTGTTCACGACGGAGCCCGACGGTCTGCCGGGCAACGACGACAACGGCGCGCTGTCGTCCGAGTACGTGTGGGCGGCGCTCGGCATGATGCCGGCGACCCCCGGCACCCCGACCCTCGCGCTCAACAGCCCCCTGTTCAAGCGGGCCGTGATCAGCCTGGGCACCGGCAAGAAGATCACCATCGACGCCCCGGCCGCGGCCGACGACGCGCCCTACATCACCGACATGCGGCTGAACGGCAGGCAGTTCGAGTCGACCGCCCTGCCCGCCTCGTTCGCGACGCGCGGTGGCGACCTCGACTTCAGCCTCTCCACCCGGCCCGACACCCACTGGGCCACCGGCGCGAAGGCCGCGCCGCCGTCGTACCGGACCGGTGAGGTCCCGGCCGTCGGCTACCTCACCCCGACCGGCACCCAGGTGACCCCCGGCGGTACGAGCCTGCCGGCCACCGTCGGCGCCGCCACGCTCGCCGGGCACGCGGGCAAGGTCCGCTGGACGGCGGCCTCCGATGTCGCGGGCGTCACCGTCAGCCCGTCGTCCGGCACGCTGGACCTCGGCCGCGCGCCGACCGCCCACGTACCGGTCACGATCAAGGTCGCCGAGGACACCCCGTCCGGCTACCACCCGGTCAAGGTGACCTTCCGTACGGCAGCGGGCACGACCCTGCCCGGCGGCGCCGTCGTGGTGACCGTACCGGCCGCCGACGGCGCCGCGACCGCCTGCGACACCCTGGGCGCCACCGACACCGAATGCGGGCTCCGGCTGCGCGACAACGGCGACGGGCACACCACGCCGGTCACCGTGGGCGGCCGGGAGGGCCGCTCCACCACGGACGGCTCACCGTTCCAGTACTTCGACGTCGACAACACCATCGTCCCCGGCGGTCACTACACGGCGACCGTGACGATCGAGTACTACGACCACGGCGCCGGCAGCTGGGGCATGCAGTACGACTCCACGACCGACGCCTACCAGCAGGCGACCCCGGTCGCCAAGACCGGCACCGACACCTGGAAGACCGCGACGTTCACCCTGGACGACGCGGCGTTCCACAACGGCGAGAACGCCGGCACCGACTTCCGCCTCGCCAACAACGGCGACACGGGAACCATCGGCAGCGTCCATGTCTCCGTCTCCGGAGACAACGTCCTCGCCCTCCACCTCTGCCCCGCCGACAACTGA
- a CDS encoding sirohydrochlorin chelatase, with amino-acid sequence MSTPTGPAPGLPVRMPRPRQSGRHRRPEPVAAPEGAPTLVLAVPGTPSAAVRGLAEEVVSIARSELPGLEARIGYLEGDSADDAEFPALHVVVARTATQRVERYELAKAAGREVAEPEGPAAVVVPLLAGPEGDLISRIEQAVADSGAGAELTDVLGPHPLLAEALHVRLSEVGLARADRARLFTVTTAADGIILATVGGEEAVDTAGITGMLLAARLAVPVMAAALDVPGSVSSIAEQLRGAGSNQLALAPYLIGPELSEGLLDAALKEADCAAAEPLGAYPAIGKLVLSKYATVLGIAQQPQGSPAL; translated from the coding sequence ATGAGCACCCCCACTGGGCCCGCACCCGGCCTGCCTGTACGAATGCCGCGACCCCGCCAGTCGGGGCGCCACCGCCGCCCGGAGCCCGTGGCCGCGCCCGAAGGCGCGCCCACCCTGGTCCTCGCGGTTCCCGGCACACCCTCGGCCGCCGTCCGTGGTCTCGCCGAAGAGGTCGTCTCCATCGCCCGCTCCGAGCTGCCCGGCCTTGAGGCCAGGATCGGCTATCTGGAGGGCGACAGCGCCGACGACGCCGAGTTCCCCGCGCTGCACGTCGTCGTGGCGCGTACGGCCACGCAGCGTGTCGAACGCTACGAGCTGGCGAAGGCGGCCGGCCGTGAGGTCGCGGAGCCCGAGGGTCCGGCCGCTGTCGTGGTGCCGCTGCTCGCGGGTCCCGAAGGTGACCTGATCAGCCGGATAGAGCAGGCCGTCGCCGACAGCGGGGCGGGCGCCGAGCTGACCGACGTCCTCGGTCCGCACCCGCTGCTCGCCGAGGCGCTGCACGTCAGGCTCTCGGAGGTGGGTCTCGCCCGCGCCGACCGCGCACGGCTGTTCACGGTCACCACGGCGGCCGACGGCATCATCCTCGCCACGGTGGGGGGCGAGGAGGCGGTCGACACCGCGGGGATCACGGGGATGCTGCTGGCGGCCAGGCTCGCCGTACCGGTGATGGCAGCGGCGCTCGACGTGCCGGGCTCCGTCAGCTCCATCGCCGAGCAGCTGCGCGGCGCCGGTTCGAACCAGCTCGCGCTCGCGCCGTACCTGATCGGCCCCGAGCTGTCCGAGGGGCTGCTCGACGCCGCGCTCAAGGAGGCCGACTGCGCGGCAGCCGAACCGCTGGGCGCTTATCCGGCGATCGGCAAGCTCGTGCTGTCGAAGTACGCGACGGTACTGGGCATCGCCCAGCAGCCGCAGGGCTCCCCGGCGCTCTGA
- a CDS encoding geranylgeranyl reductase family protein — protein MRETKSGEDAQVIVVGAGPAGSSAAFHLAEAGVDVLLLEKADFPREKVCGDGLTPRAVHQLVRMGIDIEAPGWMRSRGMRWVAGERQVHIDWPDLGRYPSFGLSRSRHDFDDILARHAVAAGARLRNGVKVTAPVTDRAGRVTGVTAVSGSGEPVVHRAPIVVAADGASARIALAMGLDRDKGKLIATAARRYYRSPERSQEEYLELWADLRFPGGEHFLPGYGWIFPMGDGRVNVGLGAVPHRTHGSADLRKVLDEWLARTPEEWGLREENAEGPVRSAALPLGFNRHPLYTNGLLLVGDSGGMISPWNGEGIGQAMEAGEVAAEKAALALSRPDGAARERVLHSYPEEMNRRLGRYYRLGNAAADLVFSRSGFQPILNRYVMGSPFLVNTLARLLANLTDTPSRDVIDHVLNTAVRLVPAPRVRRG, from the coding sequence ATGCGGGAGACGAAGTCGGGCGAAGACGCCCAGGTGATAGTGGTGGGCGCGGGCCCTGCGGGCTCGTCCGCCGCCTTCCACCTCGCCGAGGCGGGCGTGGACGTCCTGCTGCTGGAGAAGGCCGACTTCCCCCGGGAGAAGGTGTGCGGTGACGGACTGACACCGCGCGCGGTGCACCAGCTCGTCAGGATGGGCATCGACATCGAGGCGCCGGGGTGGATGCGCTCGCGCGGGATGCGCTGGGTGGCGGGTGAGCGCCAGGTGCACATCGACTGGCCGGACCTCGGGCGCTATCCCAGCTTCGGACTGTCCCGCAGCAGGCACGACTTCGACGACATCCTGGCGCGCCACGCGGTCGCCGCCGGGGCGCGGCTGCGTAACGGCGTGAAGGTGACGGCGCCGGTCACCGACCGGGCGGGACGCGTCACCGGCGTCACCGCCGTGTCGGGGTCGGGGGAACCGGTGGTCCACCGCGCGCCGATCGTCGTCGCCGCCGACGGGGCGTCAGCCAGGATCGCTCTCGCCATGGGGCTCGACCGGGACAAGGGCAAACTGATCGCGACGGCCGCGCGGCGCTACTACCGCAGCCCCGAGCGCTCCCAGGAGGAGTATCTGGAGCTCTGGGCCGATCTTCGCTTCCCCGGCGGTGAGCACTTCCTGCCCGGGTACGGCTGGATCTTCCCGATGGGCGACGGCCGCGTCAACGTGGGGCTCGGCGCTGTGCCGCACCGCACCCACGGCAGCGCCGACCTGCGGAAGGTACTGGACGAATGGCTCGCCCGTACCCCGGAGGAGTGGGGGCTGCGCGAGGAGAACGCCGAGGGTCCGGTGCGCAGCGCCGCGCTGCCGCTCGGCTTCAACCGGCACCCCCTGTACACCAACGGGCTGCTGCTGGTCGGGGATTCGGGCGGCATGATCAGCCCGTGGAACGGTGAGGGCATAGGCCAGGCCATGGAGGCCGGTGAGGTGGCGGCGGAGAAGGCGGCGCTCGCGCTGTCCCGGCCGGACGGGGCGGCGCGCGAGCGGGTGCTGCACAGCTACCCGGAGGAGATGAACCGCCGCCTGGGCCGCTACTACCGGCTGGGCAACGCGGCGGCCGATCTGGTCTTCAGCAGGTCCGGCTTCCAGCCGATCCTCAACCGCTACGTCATGGGCTCGCCGTTCCTGGTCAACACGCTGGCCCGGCTGCTGGCCAACCTCACCGACACCCCCTCGCGCGATGTGATCGACCATGTGCTGAACACGGCGGTCCGGCTGGTGCCCGCGCCCCGGGTACGGCGCGGCTGA